The Candidatus Nomurabacteria bacterium DNA segment ATCGGGGGTTAAGACATAAGCTTTTTTGGGATTCATTCGAATCACATGAAAGATTGTTTCGGGGAGATAGGTAAAGCTTGGTAAACCCGTTCTTTTGTGGTTAGTGTCGGCATCTGCAAAGTATCCGTCGAGAATTTCTTTCTCCCAATTTTCAAAAGTGCGCGAAGCGATTAGCTCTTCTTTCGTAAAACCGTTCGGCTTCTTCTCTGCCCACTCAAGTACTTGGATTAGGAAATGAGTTTCCATTGGCGGAGACGATGGGATTCGAACCCATGAGGGTGTGACCCCTACCTCGTTAGCAGTGAGGCGCTTTCGACCACTCAGCCACGTCTCCAGTGGTCACAAATTAACACATTTTTTAACCACACGCCATTCCCGTCATTTATGCCTACCTAATGTGTGGGGGGGGGTGTTATACTCTGGTTTGGATATTTCTAAACAAAATGCATCACAAGAGCAAGCACGGTAACTTACTGGCGATTATTATCATGGTCACTTTTTTTAGTGGTGCTGGAGTCGCACAGGCTTCTTATCCCGATGGTAGCGAACTAATCCTCTACCACTTTGAAGAAGGTTCGGGGACGATTGTGAATAGTGGGACAGGTAGTACAACTTACGACAGTTCACTTGTTGGCAATGCGGCTTATTACGCTACGACAACCACCCCCTTTGGTGCTTACGCTACCACTTTCGACGAAGATGGGGATTCTATTGATACGAAATGGGGTAATGGCATTGATCCATCCTCCACTTCTTTTTCCGCCAGTATGTGGGTTAATAAAACTGGTACTTGTGGTACTAGTGACACGGACCATGTTTGGGGGGTTTCTGGAAGTCCTAGTGCTACGCGAGCCTATATACGTTGTATTGCTGGTCTCTGGGCGATGAGGATTCAGGGTAACGCAGCACAGTCCAGCAATATAACCGTGGTGCCCGGAGTCTGGTATCACCTTGTGTTGGTCATGAATAGTTCCACAGATGTCGCGACTCTGTACATTAACAATGTTTCTAAGCTCACAACTTCTTATACTTCCTACACCCTACCAAACGATATCTGGTTGGGTAATGTTTCTGGATTAACTAACGAGGGGTTTGATGGCGTAATCGATGAATATGCGCTATATACCAAGGCTCTAACTACGGAAGAAATTGCTGCTATTTATCAAGCTGGTGCCGCAGCTCTCTTTTCTGCCACCACTACCACCGCCACTGAAGGTGGCGCAACTGGTTCTTACACTCTTGCGCTCAAGACAGAGCCAACCGCCACTGTGACGGTCAATATTTCGGCCGACACGCAGTCCACGACCAGTGTTTCTAGCCTATCTTTTACCACCAGTAATTGGTTTACACCCCAGTCAGTAACTGTTACTGCCACTGACGATGAGAATGTGGAGGGCTCCCATTCTAGCACTATCACACACTCTGTCTCCAGTTCTGATACCAGCTATAATGCACTGAGTATTTCTAATGTTACTGTCACGATTACAGACAATGATGTAGATTCTTCTGGGCCCACAATTACCAATATTTCATCGACCAAGACCAATGGTTTTTACGGTGCTGGTGAAGTTATACCAATCGATCTGACTTTCTCGGAGGCGGTGACGGCGACCACCTCGGTTGTGGTGACATTGGAGACCGGAACCACCGATCGCACTTGTTCTTTTACCGTTGATAACTCGTCAACAGCGAGCTGTAATTACACCGTTCAGACGGGGGACACAACTTCCGATCTTACGGTTGCATCTGTGTCTGGCTATATCGAAGATCAGTCGGCTAATCCGATGACGGATTTCAGTCCCGCGACCAATCTTGCGGCCAATAAGGCTATTGCAATTGGTAAATATATTTCTTTTGTCTCACCCTCACCCTCTGCGAATTCTACTACGACCGCGACGTCTATTACTGTTTACGCTTCTTCCACCATTCAGACGGCGACGTCTACCACCTGGTCGTTGAGACTAGAGAATCCCGACGGTTCCCTGGTCAGTGAAGCTAGCACCTCTACTCGTTACGGAGATTACAACCTGACTCACTTGACCAACGTGATCTCTAATTTGGACCTTAGCTTGAATGCGAATACTTCTGGTTCGATTTATGTTCCGACCACGGGTACTATTTTTACGGTTCACCAGTCTTCCGCCTTTGGTTTGACTGAGATTGCCACGACCACCGGGGCAGTGATAAGGACGATTTCTTGCTCCAACTGTAGCGGTGATATGGAGGGCATAACTCTGATTTCCAGCGTCGCCTCGTCTACAGCACCGGGCGTTTATGATCATACCTTTGCCATCTCTACCGAAGACTTCACCTCTAACGCGAGAGTTTATACGGTCGTAGTCCCATCCACCGTAGGAGTGACAACGATGAGTAGCAGTTTTTATACTACTGGAATTAGTCACGGCTCAAATGCTGGACTTGAAGGTATCGCCTACAATCCGACATCGGGTGTATTTTATTTAGCAAAGGAAAAAAGTTCACCTACATTGTATGAATACCCGTCACTTGGTTCTACGGCGGTGCAGATTTGTGGCAATCTGGATTTTTCTTCTATTGCGACTGATTTTTCCGACCTGTTTTACAACAACAACATTTTGTATGTTCTTTCTCACGAGAATCATCGTCTAATTCCGGTTGATATAACCAGTACCTCGACTTGTGCCTTTGTAGATAGTGACGGAGATGGGGATACTTCAAACGACACTGGAGACTATCTCAACAATCTACCAGTCGGTGCCACCGATCAACCAGAAGCGGTGACTTGGGACAATACCGGAGACTATCTTTATATTTTTGGCGAGGCGGATTATATGGCCAGATATCGTACCAATGCTTATACTGTCCGTCACACCTTCAATGGGTTAAGTGGAGGCAGCTATCTTTTAGAAGCTTCCTCCACGGACGCCGTTACTGGACTAATTACAAATTCTCCTAAGGATCACTTCTTTGGCATTGACGCTGATGTAACGGCACCGACCGTCACAAGCGTCTCTTCCGATAAGGCAAATGGCTCTTATACGGTGGGAGAAGTCATCGACATTGATGTTACTTTTTCCGAAGAGGTTACTTCTACTGGAAGTGTAACTGTTACCCTAGAGACAGGTGGGACGGATAGGACTTGCACCTTTACCATTACCGACAGCACCACAGGTACCTGTAATTATACTGTTCAGAGTGGTGATACTTCCTCCGATCTGGACGCCTCGATCTCTGGAACAATTGCCGATCAGTCTGCTAATGCGATGAGTAATTTCACCCCAGCGACGACTCTCGCGACCAATAAAGCACTTGTTATTGACACCACCGCACCGACGATTTCCACGTTCTCGCCGGCCGATGATGCGACCGGAGTTTCTCCTACTGCTAACCTGGTTCTCACTTTCGATAGCGTCGTCAACTCAAATTCTGGCAATGTGACGATTAAAAAATCTTCTGACGACACCACGGTAGAAACAATTGACATCACTGGTGGTCAAGTGTCAGGCAGTGGGAGTGACACGATCACCATCAATCCTTCAGTCACCCTCGCGAGTCTTACGGGGTACTATGTTCAAGTTGATAGTACGGCCCTCAGAGATGTGGCGACCAATAGTTACGCCGGGGTCAGCAACGCTACAACTTGGAACTTCACTACTAGTGACTTAGACGCGCCAACAATTACAAGTGTCTCTTCTGATAAGGCAAATGGTTCTTACACCACTGGAGAAGTTATCGATATCGATGTTACTTTTTCCGAAGCGGTAACATCAACCGGGGATGTGACCGTTACTCTAGAAACAGGCACCTCCGATCGTACTTGTACATTTTCTGTATCTAATTCATCCTCTGGTACGTGTAACTACACAGTTCAGGCCGGTGACGCGAGTTCTGATCTAAACGTGAATACAATTTCTGGCACAATCGCTGATCAATCCAGTAACGCCATGACTGACTTTAACCCGGCTACCAATCTCGCGACCAATAAAGCACTTGTTATTGACACCACCGCACCGACGGCCTCTTCTCTTTTTCCGAGCGATAATGCAACCAATGTTTCGGCCACAGTTAATCTGGTGGTGACCTTCGATGGTGTGGTGATTGTTAATAGTGGTAATGTATACATCAAGAAAACAAGTGACGACACCACGGTAGAAACAATTGACATCACTGGTGGTCAAGTGTCAGGCAGTGGGAGTGACACGATCACCATCAATCCTTCAGTCACCCTCGCGAGTCTTACTGAATATTATGTACAGATTGATTCCGGTATCGTACGAGACGTGGCCACCAACAGCTATACCGGAATCGCCGACACGACTAGTTGGAGTTTTACCACCAGTGATTCGGAGGTTGTAGCTGAAGAGGAAACTCTTCCGGCCTTTAATTCTACCGGAGGAGGTGGCGGAGGTGTTTCCGTGAATCAAAACGCCCTTGTCCCCAATACTCCCAATGTTGCGCCACCAGCGCTAAATCTACCACCGGGTATAATTTCTCTTTTTACGCCCACTCAGCTGCAAGTAATTCTCATTTTTCTGCAGCAGCGACTTCTCCTCCCGCCGATCGCGCCTATCGTTCCAGTTCCATCACGTGTTTTCACTAGACCGCTTGGTTACGGGGATAGGGGAGATGATGTAACAGCTTTACAGAAATTTCTCACTGCACATCGTCCCGTAATTTATCCATCAGGTATTGTCTCAGGCTACTTTGGTCATCTGACAGAACTAGGCGTGATGCAATTACAGGAGCACAATGACATTGCTCATTTTGGTGAACCCGGTTACGGGTTTGTCGGTCCGTCGACTCGTGCCTTTTTGAATTCTCGTTCACTCTAAGATGGCGTTGTTTGGTTTTAACCATGTGCCACCGCTATTGCAAAGACTCTTCTTGCGCCAGTGGTGAGTAAAACTTTTCTTGCTTCAGAAATTGTTGCGCCAGTGGTAATGACATCGTCAATCAAGATAACATTTCTATTTTTCACCTGATTCCTTCCAGATTCAGAAATAGCAAAAGCGTTGCGGGGATTATTTAAACGGGTATTACGATCTCTTGTTTTCATCTGGCTTGGTGTCTCACGGGTTTTTATTAAGATATTTTCCTGCAATTGCAGATTGGCAGGATCGAGACCGGCAAAATATTTTGCCAACACTTGCGCCTGATTGAAACCGCGTTCATTTTTTCGTTTTTCTGTCATTGGGACGGGGATTACGATGTAAGATTCTGGTTTGGGTATTTGTGGCGGTTGCCAGGCAGACAAACTCTCCGAGTAGTATTTGTATAGTGATTGGGCTAGATCATACGCCACCGCGCGAGCCCCACGATATTTAAGTTGCCAGATTGCTTGTTTAATTCGGACATCTTGATAATTAAATACCGCTTGGGTGTCCACGATTTCCAGTGGTTCGGCTTTGGGGATAAGCGCACGGCAGTTCGGGCAGAGGTAATAGTTTCTGGATCGACAGGATAAACAGCGGGCGGGTAGGACATAGTTGATAATTGTGGATAAGTGTGGCCACCAAGAGTAAGTCATTGCTTCTTTCATGATATAATAATTCAGTGGGCTGATGAAGCCTCCGTGTAAATGGCTAATCCGTTTGAGAAATTTCTGAATTTCACCAAGTTTGCTCTTTGGCAGAAGAAAAGCGTTCAGGTTCTTGGCATCGATGTCGGCGCGTCTTCGATTAAGGTTGTGCAATTGCGCAAGGAACATGGTCGAGCGGTGCTCGAGACTTATGGTGAAATTGCTACTGGGCCCTACCGTCAGCTTGCGGTGGGGCAAGCGGTTGTGCTTACACCAGATAAACTGGCGGAGGCGGTTAAGGACCTTTTTCGTGAAGCAAATGTGACCACGGCTTCGGCTTCTTTTGCCATACCGCTTGGCTCCAGTTTGCTGGTGATTATCGAGATCCCGCGCGTGAGTAGCAATGTTCTAGACAAAGTGGTGCCGATTGAGGCGCGCAAGTATATTCCAGTCCCGATTGGTGAGGTGGCGATTGATTGGTGGCCGATTCCACTTCAAGATATGAACCCCGAAGGTAAGAATCCTGACAAGCTAGAGATTCTTGTGGCGGCGATTCATAAGGGTGTAATCAGTCAATACCAAGATTTAGCCACAAGGATTTCAGTTGTGCCGTCGTTCTTTGAGATTGAAACCTTCAGTTCAATTCGCTCCGTCTTTTCTGGCGACATGACACCGACAGCGATTCTGGACATCGGTGCCGGCAGTACCAAGATGGCCATTCTGGATTATGGCATTGTTCACGTGTCGCACACGATTCATAAGGGCTCACAAGACATCACCGTTGCTCTCTCCCGAGAATTGAATGTAGACTTTGCCAAGGCCGAGGAGGTGAAGAGGACGGTGGGGCTGTCGGAACGCTTAGTTGGTGGGGGAGTATCGTCGACCATCAATAATTTAATGGAATATATTTTTGCTGAGGCTAATCGTGTTATTCTGGATTACCAGGTTAAACAGAAAAAGACGATTGGTCGGATTATCCTGATTGGCGGTGGTTCGTTGCTACAAGGATTAATTGATGTTGCGACAAAGAATTTTGAAATTCCAGTAGTGATCGGCAAGCCTTTTAATAAGGTGGAGTCCCCGCCATTTTTAGAGCCAGTACTTAATGAAGCGGGACCTGGATTTGCGGTGGCGATTGGATTGGCGCTCCGTCACTTACAGAACTTGGATTAATGTGATTTAATAAATAGAGTTCATCATGGATCGAGAAACACAAACATCATTTATTCCGAAGGCGGCTCTCAGTCGCAATATGGAGTTAGCGCCCCGGAGTGTCAGTTTCTTTACGGTCATCTCTATGTTCACCCTTTTTCTCTCAATCGCTTTCTGGGGGGGGACATTTGGCTACCGTCAGATATTGCAGAATCAGATTGAGGCACCGTGTTCTGAACGTTCCACAGTCACGGGCAATGAACAGAGTTGTGGATTAAGAGAGAGTATTAACCGCGAACGCCAGAATCTAGATCAGGCCACAACGGTTTTTCTCAAGCGTCTGAGCGACAAACTTTTGATTGGTAACGATTTGGTGCGTACCCACCAAACAGTCCTACCATTGCTCACTATGCTTGAGGAGCTAACTTTGCCATCAATTTATTACACCCGTTTTGCTTATAATGGTAAGACGATTACGATTGAGGGTCGCGCCTCGGGTTACGAAGATATTGCGGTCCAGACTCAAGTTCTTAGCCGTGACCGCGGAAGGATTAAGAGCTTTATCTTCTCCGATCTAGATTTAGATAGTTTTGGGAATGTAATTTTCAGATTAATTTTGAATGTGGAGCCGGAAGTTATTTCTTATACCCACGCACTTGGCGATACCACTATTAATAATTCTTCGGTCACTAATAATCCCTTGCCATGA contains these protein-coding regions:
- a CDS encoding Ig-like domain-containing protein, which gives rise to MHHKSKHGNLLAIIIMVTFFSGAGVAQASYPDGSELILYHFEEGSGTIVNSGTGSTTYDSSLVGNAAYYATTTTPFGAYATTFDEDGDSIDTKWGNGIDPSSTSFSASMWVNKTGTCGTSDTDHVWGVSGSPSATRAYIRCIAGLWAMRIQGNAAQSSNITVVPGVWYHLVLVMNSSTDVATLYINNVSKLTTSYTSYTLPNDIWLGNVSGLTNEGFDGVIDEYALYTKALTTEEIAAIYQAGAAALFSATTTTATEGGATGSYTLALKTEPTATVTVNISADTQSTTSVSSLSFTTSNWFTPQSVTVTATDDENVEGSHSSTITHSVSSSDTSYNALSISNVTVTITDNDVDSSGPTITNISSTKTNGFYGAGEVIPIDLTFSEAVTATTSVVVTLETGTTDRTCSFTVDNSSTASCNYTVQTGDTTSDLTVASVSGYIEDQSANPMTDFSPATNLAANKAIAIGKYISFVSPSPSANSTTTATSITVYASSTIQTATSTTWSLRLENPDGSLVSEASTSTRYGDYNLTHLTNVISNLDLSLNANTSGSIYVPTTGTIFTVHQSSAFGLTEIATTTGAVIRTISCSNCSGDMEGITLISSVASSTAPGVYDHTFAISTEDFTSNARVYTVVVPSTVGVTTMSSSFYTTGISHGSNAGLEGIAYNPTSGVFYLAKEKSSPTLYEYPSLGSTAVQICGNLDFSSIATDFSDLFYNNNILYVLSHENHRLIPVDITSTSTCAFVDSDGDGDTSNDTGDYLNNLPVGATDQPEAVTWDNTGDYLYIFGEADYMARYRTNAYTVRHTFNGLSGGSYLLEASSTDAVTGLITNSPKDHFFGIDADVTAPTVTSVSSDKANGSYTVGEVIDIDVTFSEEVTSTGSVTVTLETGGTDRTCTFTITDSTTGTCNYTVQSGDTSSDLDASISGTIADQSANAMSNFTPATTLATNKALVIDTTAPTISTFSPADDATGVSPTANLVLTFDSVVNSNSGNVTIKKSSDDTTVETIDITGGQVSGSGSDTITINPSVTLASLTGYYVQVDSTALRDVATNSYAGVSNATTWNFTTSDLDAPTITSVSSDKANGSYTTGEVIDIDVTFSEAVTSTGDVTVTLETGTSDRTCTFSVSNSSSGTCNYTVQAGDASSDLNVNTISGTIADQSSNAMTDFNPATNLATNKALVIDTTAPTASSLFPSDNATNVSATVNLVVTFDGVVIVNSGNVYIKKTSDDTTVETIDITGGQVSGSGSDTITINPSVTLASLTEYYVQIDSGIVRDVATNSYTGIADTTSWSFTTSDSEVVAEEETLPAFNSTGGGGGGVSVNQNALVPNTPNVAPPALNLPPGIISLFTPTQLQVILIFLQQRLLLPPIAPIVPVPSRVFTRPLGYGDRGDDVTALQKFLTAHRPVIYPSGIVSGYFGHLTELGVMQLQEHNDIAHFGEPGYGFVGPSTRAFLNSRSL
- a CDS encoding ComF family protein; its protein translation is MKEAMTYSWWPHLSTIINYVLPARCLSCRSRNYYLCPNCRALIPKAEPLEIVDTQAVFNYQDVRIKQAIWQLKYRGARAVAYDLAQSLYKYYSESLSAWQPPQIPKPESYIVIPVPMTEKRKNERGFNQAQVLAKYFAGLDPANLQLQENILIKTRETPSQMKTRDRNTRLNNPRNAFAISESGRNQVKNRNVILIDDVITTGATISEARKVLLTTGARRVFAIAVAHG
- the pilM gene encoding type IV pilus assembly protein PilM; translated protein: MANPFEKFLNFTKFALWQKKSVQVLGIDVGASSIKVVQLRKEHGRAVLETYGEIATGPYRQLAVGQAVVLTPDKLAEAVKDLFREANVTTASASFAIPLGSSLLVIIEIPRVSSNVLDKVVPIEARKYIPVPIGEVAIDWWPIPLQDMNPEGKNPDKLEILVAAIHKGVISQYQDLATRISVVPSFFEIETFSSIRSVFSGDMTPTAILDIGAGSTKMAILDYGIVHVSHTIHKGSQDITVALSRELNVDFAKAEEVKRTVGLSERLVGGGVSSTINNLMEYIFAEANRVILDYQVKQKKTIGRIILIGGGSLLQGLIDVATKNFEIPVVIGKPFNKVESPPFLEPVLNEAGPGFAVAIGLALRHLQNLD